The sequence CGGGTGGCGCGTCCACGTCGTCGGGCACCAGACCGGCGGCGAGCGCCGCGAGCCAGTGCAGCGCGTACCCGGCGAACGGTGTGCCGTCCCACGACACGCCGTTCAGGACCGCGGTGGCGTGCCGGCGGAGCGCTCCGACCGGATCGGCCAGGAGGTCGGTGAGCTGCTGAGGGGTCCTGGGCACCAGCAACGGCCAGTCGTCGGGGACTCCGGCGAGATCACGGTGCAGACCGAACAGCCCGGCGACGGCGTGGCCGGTGAGGTCGGCGCCCCACAGCGGCCAGGCCTGGGCCAGCAGGATGTGCAGCAGGTCGGTCAGGTCGCCCGGGTCGATCGGGACGTTGAGCGTGGACGGGCCCGGGTTTCCGGGCAGCTCGAGATCCACCGGGCCGAACGCGTCACTTCGCAGCCCCTGAATTGCGGTCCGGACCTGTGGCGGCGTACCTGGCGACCAGTGGGCGGTGACCTCGACCCGGTCGGCCCACACGCTGGCGGCCGCGAGGTCGGTGAAGGCGAGGGTCAGGTTCTGGGCACCGACCAGCGCGATGCGGGTCGGTGCCGACGGGGACAGGTCGAACGCGAGCAGTTCGCTGCTCCAGGCGGCGGTCCACGGCCCGGCGCCGGTCGTGACGTGCAGCCCCAGCCGCAGCAGGTGGGTTCCGTCCGGGGTGGTCACGCTCCGGTCGTCCCACGCGGCGAGGCTGATCCGGTACGTGTCGTCACCGGAGAGCGGCAGCAGCCAGGGCGAGGTGCGGGTGCCGGCGCCGGTGACCTCGCCCGCTAGGCCGAAGACGCCGCCGAGTTCGGCGAACAGGTGCCGCCACGGCCGGTCCGGGTGGTCGAGCGCGGCGCGGTGCACCTCGGCGATCGCGTGCAGCAGGTTGCCCGACAGGGCGGCCGCACCGACGGTCGGTGGGGCCGGACGCGGGTCGCCGTCCGCCGGCCGGAACCCGGTCAGGGCGAGCAGGTGCCGGGCGTTGTCCTGTCCGCCAAGCCCGGCGGTGAGCTGCGCGAGCACGTCGTCGGCGACGGTCGCGACGACGGCGTTCGCGTCGGTGAGGTCGACCGTGTGCCGGGTACCGGCGATGGTGACGTCACGCAGCCGGAGCACCGGTGTGAGCCCGGCCGCGTTCCAGCTGACTCCGCCGTCCACGTGGCCGCCGCTGACGGGGACGGTGAGCAGCGCCGCGGCCGACGGCAGGACGCGGGTGGGGGTGCCCGGGGCCGCGGCGAGCGGGATGGCCGCGACCAGGGCGCGGGCCGCGAGGGTCGGCGTCGAGTCCACCGTGGTCAGGGCTGCGCCCAGTTCGAGGGTCGGGTCGGTGGCGCTGCCGCCGGTGCCGAGCAGGAGTTCGACGGCAACGTCACCGACCCGCAGGACGGGCGACCGGAGCGGGTCGGTGCTGGTGCCGGAGCCGCGGACCAGGACGGTGTCGTCGGTGACCACCGCCAGGATTCCGGCGAGGTGGGTGAACCAGGCGGTGAGTGCGTCCGGGTCGCGTGCCACGTCGGCCAGCCATCCGCGGACGGAGGACGGGTCGGCGACCGGGAAGGTGGTCAGCCTCTTGTCGCCCAGCCCGAACACTCCGGGCAGGTGCGCCACCAGTGACGCGACGGCGTCGTCAGCGTCTGTCTCGTACGCTAGGACCGAGCGCACCAGGAGTTCGACCGCGCGGACGGCTCGCGCGTCCATGGCGGCCGGGTCGAACTCGGTCACGGTGCCGGCGGCGTCCTCGAGGCGTACGGCCACCGCCACCGATCCGTCGACGTTGGCCGCCACCCGGATTCCGGCGGTGGTGATGCCCTGGGCCGCGGGGAGGGTGGCGACGACGGTGACGCCGAGCGGCCCCACCTCGGCACGGGCCTTCCCGTCCCCGGTGCGCAGCAGCGGAAGCGTCGCGGTCAGCTGGACCGACGGCAGATCCGGCCGGACCGTTCGGACGGCGAGGGCCACTCCAATGCGTCCATTGTGGATGCTCAGGTAGGCGTTACCGTGCGGGTTGGCGGCGAGCAGCGGATGCCAGCGTGCACCCGGTGGCACCAGCGGGCCGGTGACCGCCGGCAGCACCTCGTCCAGCAGATCGAACAGCGCCGCGCGCTGGGTGTCGTCATTGAGACAGTCGGCGACGCGGTCGAGCGGGTGCTCGAACCACGACGGGTCGAACCCGCCGTCGGAATCCACCGCGCCAAGCGCCCGCAGCAGGGCCGAGAAGCGCGGATCGACCTGCACCGTCACACCCATCGACCGACTCCCCCCCACCACGGCCCCGGATGACAGTCGCACCGCCTGGCACCAAGGTCAACCCCGCGTCAGGCAACGTCGTCCGACCGTCCACTTTCGTCATCCGATTCGGCGATGGAACGATGACGGCCTCGCGAGGGGGGTGACCGATGACGACGACCGCAGCGGCCGGTGGCAGCTTGGTTCAGCAGTTCCTCGGGCTGGTCGCGGGTGCCGTCCAGCCCGATCCGCGGCCGTCGGCGCCGCAGGAGCCGGTGCCCGTGCTGGCTTTCGACGAGCAGATCGCCCTGCTCGTGCGCCAACTCGACCACCTCCTCGAGGTGCTGAGCCCGCTCCCGGGCGCCCCACCGGACGCGGTGACCAGGCTGCAGCTGCTGCGCGACGAGATCGCGACCTGGCGGGAGGGACGGCTCGACCCCACCCTGTTCGCCCTCGGCGAGGAAGAACGGCTGGCGAAGCAGGTGCTCTCCACGTCGACCATGGTGCAAATCGCCGCACCGTCGATCATGGCCGCCGCTCAGCTCGCGGCACCCGGCCGGTGGCTCCGTACGGTGCAGGAACCGCTGGCCACCGAGGCCGGGCAGGTCGTCCTCAGGTACGTCGAGGCCATCGGCACGACCTGGCGGTCCGGCGCCCTGGCCGGCCTGGCCGCGGCGGACGAGGCGATGCGCCGCTTCCCAAAAATGGTGTGCCAGCACTACCTGGGCCTGCCCGCGCTGAAGATGGCCATCGACGGGCTGGGTGACCTGCGCGACAACCTGCTCATTCTGAAGGCGGCGAGCCAACACCCCACCTCCGGCACGCCCGCGCTCGACGACATGCAACTCAAGGCCGTCGCCGACCAGAAGCAGACGTGGGGCCCGCTGTGGCAGCTGAGGAAGGACCTCACACCTGCCGAGGGGGCCTACAGCCAGGGCGACTACACGAGGGCCTATCCGCTGATCATCCCGTTGGCGGAACGGATCCAGGCCTATCAACTGATCCTCACCGCACTCCTCATCGACGAACAACTGGCCACGTTCGTGGACGAGCTGGTCCTGGCCGGCGACCTCCGCGCCCGGCTCGGCAGCCACCGCGCGACGCTCGCCGGCATCCTCGCGGTGCTGCACGAGGGCTTCACCGGAAAGGCCGGCAGGCTCGCCGCGGGCGGCGGGCAACTCAGCAACCTGTTGCGGAACAAGGCGTTCACCGACGACTTCGACGCCGCCGTCGACCGGCTGAAAAACCAGGACATGGTCAAGACGACCGCCCTGGTGGTCGCCGTCGCCGTCGCCGCGGCGGTCGCCGGTATCGCCGCGGCCGCCGTCGCCGAGGTCGCGATCGTCGCGATCGCCGGCCAGGCCGTCGCGGGCACGGCCTGGGTGGCGGTCGGCGGGTTCGCCGCCGACGTGATGGCGTCCACGGTGGTCGACCGGCTCGGCCGGGAGATCCTGATGGGCGAGGAAAGCCTGGCCGGCAGCTCGGCCTTCGGAGACCTGCTCTGGAACGCCGCGTCGGCCGGTCTGCTCCGGGGCGTCGGCAACGTCTACGGCAACGTGTTCCGAGGGGCCAACGTCCAGAGCATGCGGTTCCGGCTCGGCAAGGCCGGCACTGACTTCGTGACCATGACCGCCTTCGGGCAGGTTCAGCAGCTGGCCCGCACCGGCGAACTGATGGGTGTGCCAGAAATAGGAGAATCGCTGGTCCAGCAGGTCGCGGTGACAGCGGTGATGTGGGTGGGCACCCGGCTGGCCAGCCCGGCGCGGTCGCGGCTGGGCGGGGTCGCGAAGGCGGCGGACCAGGCCGAGGTGAACGCCGCCGATGCCGGCGCCGACGCCGTCGCCAAGCTCATCAACCGGATCAATCGTCGCACCGCCACACCGGCCGAGCGGGAAGGGCTTGCCACTCTCGTCCAGGAGCAGTACAACCGCGAGGTTCGCCTCGCCAGGTCGGTGCCGGACGGCACACCCGACAAGGCGGAGGTGCTGGCCGCGCAGCGGCAGATGATCGGGGAGCTGGAACTCCGGCTCGCCCTCGCCGGGATGGAGAGCGCCCTGGGCGGGCCGGACGCCCCCTCCCGGTTCGGGCCGGTCCAGCCCGGCGTGGTGGCGTTCGCCGACGAGGCCCGGCCCATCGCCGAGCACTTCGAGGCAGACCGGGGGGCGCCGGCGCTCGCCAAATCACCGGCCGTCGAGGGCGCCCTGGAAGCGGCCCATCCGGACGGAACGATCACCACGTACCTCCCGGCCGAGAGACTGGACGTGCCGTCACCCCCGAAGCCCCCCCGGATCGGATCGGTCAGAGCCAGGCTCGAGCTGCAGGCGGTCACCGAATCCGGTGGGCAGGCGACGCTCGCCGACATCGCCCCGCTGGCCGAGATCGGCCTTACGAACCTGGAAGGCTGGTTCGCCGAGAACACGGTGAACAAGATCGTCGACTGGGTCGAGGGCGAGCATCAGCTCGGTTTCCTGCAGTTCATGTCCCACCCCGAGTTCGCGCCGCCGGGCCCGAACGAGCCACGCCGGACCTTCGCTGCGGGCGACTTGCAGGCATTCGGGCAGAGCCGTGAGGCGCGTGACTTCGCCAACGCGTACGGTCCCGGGCTCGCCCTGCACATCAACCTCACCATCACCGACTCGCACCAAAAGAACTCCTATCCGAAGCATTCTCTGGCCGGGCTCAGGCGGGCCGCCGCGGAGATCGAGGCCGCCGCCCCCGCCGAGCGGGCAGCCGTCATCGAGAAGATCCGGCAACGCACCAAGAAGCAGTGGGATCTGGACCTCGGTGTGAAGGTGCCGCCGCCACCCCGACCTGCCCCGGCCACCGCCGCGAACCTCGGCATCGACAAACGCACGGCAATGTGGAGAGGAATCCTGGAGCTGCACCGCAAGCGGTACGACACGAAAACGGCGCCGGAGATCGAGGCCCTGGCCGAAATCGAAATGGTCATGGAGCGCGGACGCCAAGGCCACTTCAAGAAGCTGTCCCACAAGGACCGCATCGAGGTCCTCGCCGGATTCGCCGACCGATGCCTGGCGGCGGGTCTCGCAAAGCAGGTCAACGGCAAGCTGGGTGCCCTGAACGAATACATGTTCCTGGACGAGCCGTTCAAGAAGACGTTCTGGCTGAACGGGAAGCAGGAGCGGGCCAACCAGGCAGGTGGGACGGTGCCGGACGCGTACTGGGACGAGCAGCGCCGGATGCTGGAGCTCAAGGCCACCCGGTTCGACACGCTGAAACTCAGCGACCTGAGCGATCGGGCCAGACAGCACACGGACGACATCACCGGTGTCTACGACGCGCAGGGCAACCTCAAGAAGACCGGGGATGCGCACAACATGCCGCCGGGGACGACGTTCGACATCTGGTACACGTTCGAGGCCAATGAAGCGCAGATCAAGGTCATGATGGACGAGTTCCAGCGGCCGGGTTCGAAGGTGACCCGGGTCAGGTTTGGCAGCGGTGGTTGGCTTCCGGTCATCCCCCGATCGCAGTGACTCCGCCCTGATTCGGTCTTCCGCCTGTCCTCGCCATCCTCAGTGGGCCTGCCTGTGGCAGTTGGTCGCCCGCCGGATGTGCGCCGGCCCTTTCGTCGGCTACCGGTCGGCTGATCCGCGAACGCCCGGCCCCGTTCAGTGGCACTGATTGCCACGACCGGCAGAGGCTCTGCAAAAAACCTGACTCGTTGTTGCAGCTGGGAAATTCTCCGCCGCAGAGTTGAGCCGCAACTCAGTGACCTCGAACGAGAGGGAGCAAGGGATGAGCACGGATACCGACGACCTCGTGGTCGCCTGCTCCGACGAGGACGACAACCCGGAAGACCACATCGGAGAGCCGGTCGAGTACGACCTCACGACGGTCGAGCAGGAGGGGGACTAGACGTGGGAGCGCACCTGGCACCGACGCTGAAGGTGCTGCGGAACGAGGTCGACAAGCGCTGGCCGCACCGGGACCGGAAGTCCGACGGTTGGATCGGCGACGCTGCCCACCAGGCGCGCAAGTCCGACCACAACCCGGATGGGGACGACGGCTCAGTCAACGCCCTCGACATCGACAAGGACGGCATCGACCCGCTGCTGGTGGTCCGCCGGTGCATCCAGCACCCGTCAACGGAGTACGTCATCTTCGACCGCACCATCTGGAGCCGCAACCGCGGATTCCGGCCCGCCCGCTACACCGGATCCAACCCCCACGACAAGCACATCCACGTCAGCGTCAGCCACACGCCGAGCCGCGAGGACAGCACCCTGGCCTGGGGCATCGCCACCTCGGCCGCCCCCAAACTCGGCGACCGCCCGTTGCGCACCGGCAGCAAGGGCAGCGACGTGCGGGAGCTCCAGAGCCTCGCCAACAAACTCGGCGCCCGCCTGGTCGTCGACGGTGTGTTCGGTCCGGCGACGCAGGCCTGGGTGCGCTCCTTCCAGAAAGCCAGGAAGCTGACCGTGGACGGCATCGTCGGCTCCAGGACGCTCGCCGCGCTGCGGCAGGCGACCAAGCCGAAGCCCAAGCCCTCGCCGACACCGGCTGGCCACCGGGCTGGGACCCGGACAGTGCGGCGTGGGATGAGCGGCGACGACGTGGCGTTCGTCCAGCGGTTCATTGGAGAGCGACGGTGCGGGAAGCCGACCGGGACCTTCGACACCCGCACCGAGGCAGGTGTCCGCTGGTACCAACGGATGCAAGGCATCCACGACGACGGCATCGTCGGTCGGATCACCTGGGCCAAGATGCGGGTGACCGTCGCGTACTAGGTCCGCGACTTCCTCGACATCGGCGATCCCCATCACGAGCGGCCGATGCGGCTCCCCCGCCCTGACGCCTTGCTACTTAAGGCCACGACGTCCGCACACCCCGGGCTGGTGCGCGGCGCGTGGGCACGCATGCGCAGGCCGGCGATCGCTGCTGCACGGCCGTCTCGGTGAGGGTCTTTCCCCCGCCGAGGCCCCGATCGTACGAGATGAACCCCAGACTGTTGTCCGGCCGCAGCCACTCATACAGGGCGTGACTGATGTCGCGCACGTCGGCCGGGCTGCCGTCTCGGTGCCGGAACCTGGGCGCGCCACCGGCCTCCACCGCGGGCCAACGCCAGGTAGCTGTCCACGGCGCCGGGAAGCACCTCGAGGTGCACGATCGTGCCGTTGTGGTGCTCGGCGAGATCCACAACGACCGCTACCGCGGGCGCGTCTTCGTCTCCGGCAACGAACGCACGGCGAACCCGCTCAGCGTGAGCCGACAGTTCCTCCGCCGAATCTGGCCCACCCGCACGAGAACCGTCGCATCGCGCGGGAGCGGCTCAACCCGGATCAGATCGCGTAGGCGGCCCGTGCGATTACCCTCGCCAGGCGGACAAGATCTCCGAAGGACCCCACACCACATCCGCTCTCGTCGAGTCGACCTGTGGCGACACGCCGCTGAGGGAGACGATCACGAGCCCGCAACGGCCGTGGTCGAAGCCGGGCACCTGTGCCGCGCCCGCCGCCAGTTCGGCAAGGTCGCGTGCGTCGAAAGGACTGCTGAGCCATTTGACGGAACCCGCGAAGTAGACGGTCTGAGCCACCGGTGCCCGGTCCGCGCCAATGATGTCGATCTCCGGGTTGAACTGGCGGTTCCACCAGCCCCCAACCGCCTGCACGTCTGGCCAGGGCAGACCTCCGGCGATCGCGGCGAGTTCCAAGGACTCTCGGATAAGCGGTTCGACGGCTCGGCCACGCCATCCCTTCCAGCGCCGCTGGACGAGTTTGAATGCGGCCTCCGGGCGGCCTCGACGGGCCTGCTCCTGCGCGCCGCGCAGAATCGCCAGGTACAAGCGTAAGTTGCTGTCGGCGACTCGATACAACGCCGGTCTGCTCGGCTTCGTGGACAGCGGCTCGTCGACGGCCAGCACCCTCTTTTCCTCTACCAGCCGGCGCAGGAGAGGTGAGAGCAGACCGGACGCGAGCGGAGATTGGGCGCCGCCTGCCGTCGAGGCGATGTTGGTATATGCCCGATCGCCGCCACCGATTGCCTCAAGGACGCGGCGTGCTTGGTCCGGCGCGGGGAATTCGGCCAGCAGCACCGCTTCCGGGATGCTGAAGACGACCGAGGCTGGATCGGCGCACTCCTCTTCGAGGAAGGCCAGCGGCGGCGTGGCCGGTGGCCAGGCCCGAACGATCCCCGGGAGACCTCCGCAGATCAGATGCGCATCAATTGCATCTGCCCCCCTGAGATCCAGTGCGCGCGCCGTCTCCGCCGGGTTCAGCGGCCCGAGCACGAGCGCGTCAGCGCGGCCGAAGAACGGCCGGTCGTATGCGGTGAGCCGCTCCATCATGTGGACGTCGCTGCCGAGGAGCAGAAGGAGGACGGGCTTGGTGGACAGTAGCCGGTCCCAAGCCGTCTGCAACGCGCCGTCGAAGAGCGCATCCTGCTCAGCAAGCCATGGAACCTCGTCGATAACCACCACGGACGGGACGTCCGGGAGAACAGAGGCCAACGACCGGAAGGCGTCTGGCCAACCTCCGGCGGATATCGGCACCAAATCCGGGTTCGCCGGCAGCGGTGAGTCACGCAACTCGGCCAGGAAGGTGGAGATCGCCTCGGTGGAGGACGCGCCCTTGGTTGCGGTGTAGAAGAGGTAGGGCACTTCGGCGCGGTTGCAGAACTCCTGGACGAGGCGCGATTTGCCGACCTGGCGCCGGCCCCGGATGGCGACCGCCAGTCCGGCCCTCCCGGTTCGGAGCCGGTCCAGCCGCTTCTGCAACACAGCAAGTTCGGCCGTTCGGCCGACGAAGACCCCCGCCATGAGGTAACTCCAGCCTACGTAGGTGCCTTCTACGTAGATTGACTCTACCAGGCTCTCGGCACCTGCCCCCTCGACCTGGGCACCAACGCAATGCGGGCTTCTGCCCGCCCGCCCATAGGTCAGCGACGGGAGAGCAGCGAGGTGACCCGCATCCGTTCGCTGTGGATCCACACGTCGGAGTACTCGATCGGCCGGCCGTCGTCGAGGTATGTGATCTGCTCCAGGTACAGCAGCGGGAAGTGCTCTGGCACCTCCAGCGCGGCCGCGATCCGTCCGGTGGCGGCAGTCGCGCTGAAGGTACGCCGACCAGTGCTGATCTTCAGCCCGTACTCGTTCTCCAGGAGGCCGAACAGGGAGTGGTCGGCAAGGTCGACCCGATCCAGGCCAGGTGCCAAGTCGACGCGTACGTAGTTGACCAGCCAGGCCACCGGGCCGGAGGAGCTGGCACGGAGCCGCTCCAAGCGGAGCACCGACTGGCCGGGGCGCAGGTCGAGCAGGGCGGCTACCGGCGACGGTGCGGCCATGACCTGGTGGGTGACCACCTGGGTGGTCATCGCGACCCCCTGCCGGGCGAAGTCTTCGGACAGGGTGGTCAGCTTCTGCGCGATCGACGGCTCGATGGCGGTGGAGGTGACGAAGGTGCCACGCCCCCGGACCTGCACCAGCAGGCCGTCCCGGATCAGAGTGGACAGGGCCCGACGCAGGGTACCTCGAGAGATGCCGAGCTCGATCGCCAGTTCCGGTTCGCTGCGCAGTCGGTAGTGCGGCGGCCACTCACCGGACAGGATCCGGGCCCGGATCTGCTCCGACACCTGAGCGTGCAGGGGCACCGGCGCGTCGCGGTCGAGGTGCTCGGGCGCTCCGGACGAGCGCAACTGGTCGGGCATGTCACCTTCCGTGGGAAACTCCGTCGCCCCTCGACCACGGCTGCAAATCGGGCCGCATCTGCCGCTGGTCGAGGGGCGACGGACGATCAGTAGCTCGTCGTCTGTTCGTCGGTCGTGTCGGTGACGATAGCCACCCCGGCGCTGGTGCCGAGCAGCACCGCCCCGGCCCGCAGCAGGGACACGGCCTGATCGAACGACTTGATCGAGCCGGAGGCCTTGACCTTCACACCCTCCGGTGCCCGGGCCACGAGGTAGGCGACGCTCTCCGGGTTCGCCACCTCGATCGCGCCGCTGCTGGCGTTCTTCAGGACGGCGGCACCGGCTTCGATGGCTAGTTCGACGGCTGCCTCCCGTTCGGCCGGGGTGAGCAACGGCAGTTCGAGCATCACCTTAATCGGTACGCCGGACGCCTGGACCACCCCGGCGATGTCGTCGCGGAATGCGTCGTACCGCCCGCTCTTGAGCCAGCCGAGCTGCACGCCAATGTCGATCTGGGTGGCGCCGGCCCGGACGAGGCTTTCCGCCTCGGCGGCCTTGCCCGCGCTGGTGGTCACCCCGACGGTCGGGAAGTCCAGCGCCGAGGCCACCTCGACGCCGGTGCCGCGCAGGACCTCGGCGACCTCGGGGACCCAGGAGCCGGGCACCATCGCGGCGTTGAAGCCGTACCGGACGGCCTCCTCGGCGTGGGCAACGATCCGGTCCCGGGTCACTCCAGCCTCGATGAGGGTGTGTTGGATGTAGGGCGCCAGCGCCGCAGGGGTGACCTCGGTGTCGGTCAGGGTGGCAATGCTCACGTTCTTCTCCAATTTGGGTACGTCGTGGGGCGATGAGGCCGCTACATCCGGTCCTGGTAGTAGTCGGGCACGATGACTCCGGGCTCGTCGAACCAGCGGGGGACGTCCACGCCGCAGATCAGCCCGACGTTGCCCCACGGGTTGAACGCTCCGGTCCGGACGATCGCCTTGGCCTGGTGGGCCAGCTCGCCGAGCATCTCGGCATGCTGCCGGGTGGTCATCGGTA comes from Micromonospora viridifaciens and encodes:
- a CDS encoding peptidoglycan-binding domain-containing protein; protein product: MGAHLAPTLKVLRNEVDKRWPHRDRKSDGWIGDAAHQARKSDHNPDGDDGSVNALDIDKDGIDPLLVVRRCIQHPSTEYVIFDRTIWSRNRGFRPARYTGSNPHDKHIHVSVSHTPSREDSTLAWGIATSAAPKLGDRPLRTGSKGSDVRELQSLANKLGARLVVDGVFGPATQAWVRSFQKARKLTVDGIVGSRTLAALRQATKPKPKPSPTPAGHRAGTRTVRRGMSGDDVAFVQRFIGERRCGKPTGTFDTRTEAGVRWYQRMQGIHDDGIVGRITWAKMRVTVAY
- a CDS encoding GntR family transcriptional regulator, encoding MPDQLRSSGAPEHLDRDAPVPLHAQVSEQIRARILSGEWPPHYRLRSEPELAIELGISRGTLRRALSTLIRDGLLVQVRGRGTFVTSTAIEPSIAQKLTTLSEDFARQGVAMTTQVVTHQVMAAPSPVAALLDLRPGQSVLRLERLRASSSGPVAWLVNYVRVDLAPGLDRVDLADHSLFGLLENEYGLKISTGRRTFSATAATGRIAAALEVPEHFPLLYLEQITYLDDGRPIEYSDVWIHSERMRVTSLLSRR
- the deoC gene encoding deoxyribose-phosphate aldolase, which produces MSIATLTDTEVTPAALAPYIQHTLIEAGVTRDRIVAHAEEAVRYGFNAAMVPGSWVPEVAEVLRGTGVEVASALDFPTVGVTTSAGKAAEAESLVRAGATQIDIGVQLGWLKSGRYDAFRDDIAGVVQASGVPIKVMLELPLLTPAEREAAVELAIEAGAAVLKNASSGAIEVANPESVAYLVARAPEGVKVKASGSIKSFDQAVSLLRAGAVLLGTSAGVAIVTDTTDEQTTSY
- a CDS encoding ATP-binding protein — protein: MAGVFVGRTAELAVLQKRLDRLRTGRAGLAVAIRGRRQVGKSRLVQEFCNRAEVPYLFYTATKGASSTEAISTFLAELRDSPLPANPDLVPISAGGWPDAFRSLASVLPDVPSVVVIDEVPWLAEQDALFDGALQTAWDRLLSTKPVLLLLLGSDVHMMERLTAYDRPFFGRADALVLGPLNPAETARALDLRGADAIDAHLICGGLPGIVRAWPPATPPLAFLEEECADPASVVFSIPEAVLLAEFPAPDQARRVLEAIGGGDRAYTNIASTAGGAQSPLASGLLSPLLRRLVEEKRVLAVDEPLSTKPSRPALYRVADSNLRLYLAILRGAQEQARRGRPEAAFKLVQRRWKGWRGRAVEPLIRESLELAAIAGGLPWPDVQAVGGWWNRQFNPEIDIIGADRAPVAQTVYFAGSVKWLSSPFDARDLAELAAGAAQVPGFDHGRCGLVIVSLSGVSPQVDSTRADVVWGPSEILSAWRG